GTCAACTGGGTACTCCTAGGTATTTGCAGGAAAATTTCAGCAACTGGTAGGGGAGATGTTCTTTCCTTGTCTTCATCTATGCATTGAATTTGTAGTACATTGCTCTTCTGTATATTGGTCTTCAGTCCTGAGGCTTCCCCAAAAAGACGTAATATGTCCAATGTGATACCAATGTCATTAGCTGAAGGCTGGAGAAATATCACCACATCGTCTGCATAAAGGGATATCCGATGTTGTAGGGCCCTTCTAGCAAGAGGTTGTAGTATTTCTTCCTCAGCAGCCTTTTTCACCGTGTAGCACAAGGCATCCATGACCAAGATGAATAACATTGGGGACAGCGGATCACCTTGTCTAAGATCTCGTCGATGTAAAATTTTCTCTCTAGGAGTACCATTGAGCAGCACCTGTGTGGATGAGGAGGCTAGAAGTCCACAAATGATGTCACACCAGATCGGCCCAAAGTCCAATTTTTTCATGACTTCCAACAGAAAAGACCATGACACTGAATCAAAAGCCTTTGTTATATCAAGTTTCAGCAAGATCCAGGATTGTTTTTGGTGATGGAAAAAATGTGCAGTTTGTTGGACTAGCATGAAGTTATCATGTATGAAACGACCTTTAATGAATGCACTTTGATTGGGGGAGATCATCTGGTCCAGCCGACTTGCCAATCTGTTAGCTAAGATTTTCATGATGGGTTTGGCGAATGAATGAACCAAGCTTATCATCCTGAAATCTCTAATACTTGTGGCCTCTTCCTTCTTTGGCAGGAGGGTGATGTAGGCTGAGTTCAACAAATCAAAATTCCCCAATTTTCTGCTCCATATGGCTGAAACTGCTGCCATCACATCCATGGTCATCTTTTCAGTAAAACACTTAACATTTTTACTTCCTTTTGCCATTGGTTTGACCTGTTTTGGTCTTATGTTGCCTATTCATCTGAGTTCATGGAATGGTTTCGTTTAGCCTTTTTCCAATGTATTAAAGAGTTTAATATTGATGGTAACCGATACCAGTTCCGAAAAAACTGGAGAGCAGTTGGACTGATTGGTTATTGGTTTATGGTTGGCCATCTATATCAGGAACGATTGTGATATGGCTGCTTTTTTCGAACACATGCATGGAATAATATCAGAGTCAAAGTCGTGATAGCTATGGGTATGCATTAGGTGTCTATTAGATGGAGAAAATGTTGGCCAAGAAAATGTGGGTTGCACACCTGAGCTCGTTTGTTTCTGCCTTTCTTGTTCATTAGGAGGAACAGTTGCCATTTCTGTACACAACTTCATGCAACAGAACAAGTTCAAGCTGACCTAAGCATGCATATGTGTTTTCTCCATTTTGATTCTGTAAGTATAACAGTAAACAGTCGTAAATCCTAAAAATGGTAAAACAGTCGTAAATGAGTTCTTTCCATGATGAAATATATCACCAGCGCAAAACAAATCTAAAATGCGTGGCTAATGTTTAAAAGCATTGGCTACATGGATTTTAGGGTGGCATTTATTTTACACGGGGATGTCGCTATATATACTTTTACATTTCCAGATGAGTAACCACAAGCCCTCATTTTTTCCCTTGTATTCACACCAACTCACCAATGTTGTCAGGATCTCAATACAGACCTTAGAATCTGTCTATAATCCTATCCTTTCGTCGATTTGAATTTCATAGTTCAATAATCTTTGGTGTATGTAGGATCTTTTACGATCCCACGATGATCGCTAGATCATACTATTGAATCTAGGTCCTCTTAACGAACTTTGTCAGCATATAAAATTGGACAATATTTTGAGCACTTAAGTCTATCCATTTTAATCTGACATCTTTTTACCCTGCCATATACTCATATGTTAAGTAATGTGATAATTAATTAGTACGACCTCTTAAATGTTTAATTATGATTGAATAATGTTTGCAATTGAGTTGAATTGAAATTTGCATGAATACGTGAAATAGTTTTAACTTCAACTTTACCAAAAACAACATCGTAGACTTCATCGTTAGTATATTTTCTTTGTTATATGGAgcagattttttttcccaatatTGTAATATTTGCGATCTGATTCTATGATTCCATCCTTCCTTTCAAGTAAAAAGTGGATCCTACGACCTAGCTAGAAGTTCGTTCTTGACAATACGCTTCAAGAAAGGCCGAGACGCGTGTATGTGTACAGGACATGCTCTTAACCCTTAACCATCTTTTCCTGTATCAAAATAGCACATGCACACTCAATTAAAAGCCTCCCCATCGGCATCACTGAACTCGAAGCCTCTCTGACCTGTTCGTGCACTCCTCATCGACCATCATTCACGAATCATCACCGATCGGCGGCCCGGCGATCCTCACCTCGCACGTTTTCAGCCTCAGCTAACACCAGCCAGCCTCCACCGGCACACGTCGATCGAGTCACACGGCCACACCGTGCCTCCACTTGAAGAGCTCAGTCTCCAGGTCCGATCCCAGTCGGAACGCGGCCTATCCTATCATCCCTTGCCGGGTCGATGGATGGAGGCGGTTGGTTGCGAGCTCCCAACCAACCAGGAGGGTCGGCCGCCGCGCTGTTTCTCGGCGTTCCAACGGGGTTGCCCGCACGCCACAgcgggaagaagaggagaaggggCGGGCGCCTCAAGGTTCCTGGCAGCGGGGGCGCGCGTTGGCTGGAGAATTCATTGCGGCGGTTGGGGAGGACGGATGGATGGGTGGCCAGCAAACACCAACGAGCTCCAACGAACGGGTCAACTCGGaggtttcaactttcaagtgGCCCAGGGCGAGCAAAAACCACCAAACTGTACGTGCAAGGCCACCGTGATGGATTTGCaagcatttctttttcttttttgactgCTGGGACATGGAACTATTTGTTTGAAAGTAAAAGGTTACTAAGATTGGCAAAGATGCATGCGATTAGCTGGACAACGCAGCAAAATTCTTCAGCTCTCTGAATTTGGGTTTGGGTGCAAGGATCTGTGCATTCACAAACACAAAAGTACGCGCATCTTGTGATGAGTCTACATTAGAAACAGTGAAATTTGGGGGAAATGTAGCAAGAGAGATGCAGTTTCTTGCTACCATATTGATGCTGCTCTGAGATTACAAATGGTCCGCCCTTCGGAATTGAATCGGTCGGGGGCCACATGCCAGTGAAAACTGTTCTGCTGGTACTGTTTGATTATTACCGTTCCCCTGCCTTTTTGTCCTtttaataaaatgaaaaaagatgACTAATGTGGGGGCTCTTGCCATTCACCTTCCCAACAGTGTTGATGTGGTTGTCCTCCTGCCCTACCTGTACTACCTGTATCTGTATTGTCCATGTCGCCTTCAAAGCAATCAAGCCCCTCCCCCCTCGTGTGTACGCACGTTACcacagccaaaaaaaaaacaaggcatTGTCATCTACAATAACTTCAGTTTGTGCGTGGCCGGCGACATGTGAGGTGAGCCCTGGAGCAACACAGCGCTGGACGCTTCCGCTTCAGCTGCGGACCATGGGAGAGGAAACGAGAGCGGCTTAAATAGCACTTCACCCCCTGAACCCCTTGCGTGTGCCTTGTTTGCAACAGCTTCTTGCAGGCTTTGGCTTGGCTTGCAGCTTCCTTTTCAATCCGTGTGTAAGCTCACAGCCTCACACCATATCACTGTGCTGTTGTCTGTGCTGCAGCGCAGTGTGCGCCCATCTCCAGCTCCAGGCCTTTATAGCCTAGCCTTTTCTGGCCCCGTGATAATtccagagagagaaaggaggacagaggggtgagagagggagagagagctgAGAAGGCATGGCCATGGAGAGTAGTGAGGAGGGAGCCACACTTTGTGGCCAccaagaagcggcggcggcggcggcggccgtgaagggaggaggagggggcaagaggaggaagaaggggcagAGGAGAGGGGGAGAAGCAGGCGGGGAGAGGAAGAAGTACAAGCTCGTGAGCTACCACGAGCTGCCGGACTACATGAAGGAGAACGAGTTCATCCTCAACTACTACCGCTCCGAGTGGCCCATCCTCAATGCCGTCCTCAGCCTCTTCTCCTGGCACAACGAGACCATCAACATCTGGACGTGAGTATGCGGTGGATTGGATTCAGTCGCATCGCCGTCTCTTCTCCTCTGAATCTTGTTGCTGGTGTTTCTTGTGGGTTCAATTCAGGCATCTCCTTGGCTTCATGCTGTTCTTCGGCCTCACCCTGGTGCATCTTGGCCAGTACTTCCCCCAGGTTGCTGATCTGATTGGGCACCTTTCCTGGTGAGCTTCTCTTCAGATTCTGCTACTTTGTTTCAGTGCAAATTGGTTAATCTTGTTGAATGCATGGTCGGAATTAGAAGtgcaatatgatgctacagtgaCACTAAGGAAGCACCATAAATTATCCAGTAGGATTTTACATCATGCCTAGCTTCTGGTTCAAGGGCCAATGATTGTTGAGTTCGTACTGAAACTTTTGTGCAAGTAAATCTAGCTGTATTCGCAGGTCTCACCAACTGAATTTAATTCTGATACTCAACCTCGACAGCGATAGTACATATGTTTGCTTCAGCTATGATGAGGTCGTTGATTAAAGAAAGTAGTTCTACAATTGAGAAGTTACTTATACAAATTCTCTCTCTTTGTTTTTACTGCAGGCCAATCTCAAAGGTTGCTGAAAATGTCTCCAGCAATATCGGGGATGTCTTATCGGTGAGTAACTTCCATTTCATGAAACATTTCATCCATATGGTAATTCTAGGAGAATATACTGGATTGCAGTAAAATTGCCATGGTTAGAATTCTTTTTGCTACTTTGAATGCATCAACCTTTCTGTACTGGTCTGTTGCCTTTTGTTTGTTCTGATGTGCATGATATGGAAGGCAAGGGTGGGTGAGCTTCTGATTGCTTGGCTTGATGGGTAGATTTAACTTTTTTTATGGCGCCTTTTTTCTGGTCCCCATGATAAAAAGGCACAAAtgtgttgttgcttcacttCATCACAACAAGTTTCCGTGATGTGTTCAGAGGATTGCGATCTAGTGATGTGCTCATGTTCATCCAAGTAACATGACCACCACGACACGGCTCTTGTGTTGCCGCGGCTTTCTTTCCGGGCCAAATCCTCGTGCTTGTCTACCTATAGAGTAGCAAGACACTGTTCGAAACAATATATCATCATGAATATTGTTTGGAGGTTAGGTGCGAAAAGGTCACGTATTGTAGCACTCTGGGCTCGATTTGTGTGATCTTGGAGGCTATGCCATATGTGTACTGATCTTTCTTATGAACCCTTGTTTCCTAAAGGATTTCATATCAACCTTCCATTttcacttgattttttttactgttGATCCGGGATTGCAACATACTGATGCTTAACTGACCATGTATAGCAAGTCTTCATCTGAATTATCACTTGCTTGTCATGGCTTCCCAAATGTCCAAATAGAATATGGTATTATGGTTGGATGTAGTATTCACACTGTACTGTCACTTCGCAGACAATTACTACTATTTGGAGCACATCGTTTTCAGATGTTTAATGGCAGTATGTTAGAATTTACTTGTTAGTTTTCGGTAACTGTCATGCCAATGGTTAACTTGGTATTGTAGCACTCGGTTCAATTCGCATGATCTTGGAGGCTATGCCATATTTCCATGTGAATATTAATTTTTTCTTATCAAGCTATGTGGAATAAAATAATTCATATAGCCTTCCATTTTCACATTCCTAAATTGCGACATGTATAGCAAACCTTTCATGGCTTCCCAACTGTTCAAAGGGCAGTAACCTGATTAGCCAGAATATGGTTGGGTACTTGGGTGCAGTATGTACTGTTAATTCCCTGTCAATCATTCGGAGAACATTGCTTTCAGATGTTTAATTCGATGCTAATTTACTTGTTTGTTCCGGCAATAAGTGACATGGCACAGTGATTAACTTGGTACATACACATATATAAGTATATTTGATTGATGCATGTGTCAGGGTGCGGCGATGTTCATCCAGACGAACCCGACGCTGGCGTCGTACGGCACGGCGGTggcgtcgcagacgacgcggtgGCCCTTCTTCGTGTTCCTTGCCGGCGCCATGTTCTGCCTGCTGAGCAGCAGCGCGTGCCACCTGCTGTCGTGCCACTCCCACCGGCTGAACCTGTTCCTGATCCGGCTCGACTACACGGGCATCGCCGTCATGATCGTGGTCTCCTTCTTCCCGCCCATCTACTACATCTTCCAGTGCGAGCCGCGGTGGCAGGCGGTGTACCTgtcggcgatcacggcggcgggcgTTGGCACGGTGTACGCGCTCATGTCCCCGCGGCTGAGCGCCGCCCGGTACCGCGCCCACCGCGCGCTGCTGTTCGTCGGGATGGGCCTGTCGGGCGTGGTGCCGGCGGCGCACGCGGCCGCCGTGAACTGGCACGAGCCTGCCCGGAACGTGACGCTGGCGTACGAGGGTGCCATGGCGGCGTCGTACCTGGTCGGCACGGCGTTCTACCTGAGCCGGGTGCCCGAGCGGTGGAGGCCCGGGGCGTTCGACCTCGCCGGCCACAGCCACCAGATCTTCCACGCGCTCGTCATCGCCGGCGCCCTCGCACACTACGGCGCCGCCATCGTGTTCCTCAAGGCCCGCGACGAGATGGGATGCCCGGCAAAGTGACCGGGAGCTAGCGCATGGAGTGGAAAAGGATTCGTTTTGTTTACAGCGGCTTTACTTACAGTTACAGCAGCAAGTGTGCAATATTAGTCTTGTTACCGTCCGATGAATGACAGTTGATTGGAATTTTTACAGATTCGTTCTCAATTTGTACATAGAAGAAGCTTATGATTGAGCTAATAGATTCTTTGTCGGCTTGAAGATCCTGcaaaattgcaaatccaaatgTTTTTCATCAAGAGGTGATGCAGGTAGAGATACTACTGTTGCTTGCCATTTGCCAATGCCAAGCTTCTCGATCGTTGCGTCACACGTCTCGCGTACTCTGTAGTGACGACGCGAGCAAGCTACTCTTCTCTTCGAGTACACAGTTGCTTTCAGGGCAGGCGGAGTGGCCTAGACGACGAGGCCCTGTACTGTACAGACGGAGAAGTCAGCCGTAGTCTAGAGATGGCGCTCAGCCGCTCACCGGCCGGCTGGCTGGCCGGACTCATAAATGGCGCGGCGGACGACCCGCCCAACAACCGAATGGACCTCCCGTTGCGTGCAGGCCGCGGCTGTCGTGCCTGGCTGGCTGTCGGTCCAGTAGACCGGCCGGCCGTCCATTCGTGCCATTTATTCGCCTCGTTCGGCCACCGGCGGGGGAGCTTTTCGCCGTCGGCATCATTTCGATCGTCAGCCGGGCCGGCGCGCCCAAGTGCCCGCCGCGCCAACCCAATCATGGCGCGACCGCGAGGCATTCCTGCCACGGCCGCCGAGCTGGCCGCGGTGGAGTTGACTGCGCGCGAGACGGCCCACGGCGCAGGGCCCCGCCGGTCGTCGGCCTGGCCCCACGTGCCCACATGCCGCCGGCCGGAGAGGACAGCGGCTTCACGGCGTTGAGCCGGAGACGGTTGCGATGGCACGGTTAAGGGGTGGAAcaccctactaaagtttaaaAGTTcatagcacctgtcacatcagatgtttgatgctaattagaagtattaaatatagactaatcacaaaactaattgtacaaattGAGTttaattcacaagacgaatctattaagcctaattagtccatgatttgataatgtggtgctacagtaactatttgctaatgatgtattaattaggcttgatagatttgtctcgcgaattagcacagggttctgcatttagttttataattagctcatatttaatttttctaattagcatccgaacctCTGATGTGatactactaaagtttagcctagcATCCAACTTCGGTACATCCGTAGGCCGTAGCAGAGCCGTACGATCTCAGGTTTTATAGGATACGGATTTCTGTTCTATTATTTCTTCACAAACATTCAAACAAGATCAGTTGTGtcctcgaaaaaaaaaagggttcgGTTGTTCGACTTGGATAACGTGGGCCGCTCTAATCAAATGAATGGGCTCACTGTCACTGGCCCGTGTGGAGACGGAAGAAGCCTCTCACACGAGCACACGCACGACTCACgagaggggaagagagagagagagagagagcggcgATGCCGGAGCtgccggaggtggaggcggcgcggcgggcgctgcAGGCGCACTGCGTGGGGAGGCGTATCGCGCGCTGCGTCGTGGCGGATGACTCCAAGGTGGTCGTCGCGGCTGCCGGCCGCGCGGTCTTCGAGCGCGCCATGGTCGGCAAGACCATCGTCGCCGCGCGCCGGAAGGGCAAGAACCTCTGGCTCCAGCTGGATGCGCCGCCCTTCCCGTCCTTCCAGTTCGGTCAGTGTCTCCGCGTACTATATACCCTATGGGTCGGGTGGTCTTTGGCTCTTCGCTACTACTAGCTTCGGTACCCGATGTCTTGttggttttttgttttttttgaaagcgcaggaggggcaagcccctactggatatatattaaaaaaGGTAAAGAACAGAATTACAGGCTAGGAGTTCAAAACGAAACTACActaacaaagaaagaaaggaagaaaaaactgAAAATTACAGGGATTGAACCCAGGCCGTCATGCTGGATGCCAAAGATGGTTTTGCTCTCAAAATAACTAAGGAAAACTCAGAGATGAACTTCCTTCGACAAGAATCAACTGAGGGGTCAATGTTATTGAACAACCAATCATTCCTCGCTGTCCAGATGCACCATGACATTAAGATGATAATTTCCATGAAGAATGGCACTGCCAGCTTTTGTCTTGCTGTTGTTTCGAACCTGTTTTATTGTCTTGCTATTCAGAAATTGTTAGGTGAAATGCCCCCATTTAGTTCGTGCTCCTATGCAATTGTACAAAAGTTGCTATGGTTAGTTGTGATTTATGTTGAATTATAATTCTCCTTAGCAATCACACTAGTTCTGCTGCTTTGCATCTGTCTAATACTGAGGAAGTGAGAGTTTGTAAGAGTTTTGTGTGGATTGCAGGGATGGCAGGTGCGATATACATAAAGGGCGTTCCTGTTACGAATTATAAGAGGCAAGTGGTCTTCTCTGGTTCATACTTCGCGGTTATGCGAGTTCAGTAATATGTTGTTAGTAATAATTCTTCGCATATGGCTACAGATCAGTTGTCAATTCTGAAGAGGAGTGGCCCTCCAAGTACTCTAAATTCTTTGCTGAGGTAACAAGCCCAGACACAGTATATCATCAGTCCCTTTTAGCATGGTGCCCATGCTCTTATTGGTAATATGCTGCTTTTGCAATTGTGCTTGTATAGACTAGGAAATGTGATGTGAATGTAGCAATCCGTGAGTTAATCAACAAAGAATTCCTTTTCTTGCACACTATTGTTCGTTTGTAGCATGACATTCAATAGAAATGCCTTCCAGCAAAATACATCTTCAGATGAGCCAATGACTAATCGTTTACGAGACCAATGGACAGTGATTGTTAATGCCCCCATCTTGCTAAGCAGGACTTGGGGATCAACTTAGGGCTTGGGTTGTAGGTGATGAATTAGTTTGATAAAAATGAATAGGCTCATGGATAAGTAACAAAGTCCGGGATTTC
Above is a genomic segment from Setaria viridis chromosome 4, Setaria_viridis_v4.0, whole genome shotgun sequence containing:
- the LOC117853710 gene encoding heptahelical transmembrane protein ADIPOR1, which produces MAMESSEEGATLCGHQEAAAAAAAVKGGGGGKRRKKGQRRGGEAGGERKKYKLVSYHELPDYMKENEFILNYYRSEWPILNAVLSLFSWHNETINIWTHLLGFMLFFGLTLVHLGQYFPQVADLIGHLSWPISKVAENVSSNIGDVLSGAAMFIQTNPTLASYGTAVASQTTRWPFFVFLAGAMFCLLSSSACHLLSCHSHRLNLFLIRLDYTGIAVMIVVSFFPPIYYIFQCEPRWQAVYLSAITAAGVGTVYALMSPRLSAARYRAHRALLFVGMGLSGVVPAAHAAAVNWHEPARNVTLAYEGAMAASYLVGTAFYLSRVPERWRPGAFDLAGHSHQIFHALVIAGALAHYGAAIVFLKARDEMGCPAK